CGCCCCATAAACAATACATACACAGGATCGTTCAACTCACCACATGCCAGTCAAAAGAGCTAGCAACTTACTATACATTAGTTATAGACTTGTTTTTATTAACCCATTCAAACATACTTGTCTGACCATTGTCCGGTGTTACACTACCTAATGCAGGACAATGTCTTAAGTAGCCCAAAGTGACTATTTGGGATTAACATAAAAGGCTTTAGAAGCTCAATCGtttgtatttttttttttttgacaaatatggctTATAACCTTACAATTGAGTATTTGTTCTCATAAATTCTCGGTGTGAGCGAGGATCGAACCCAAGACCGGACCATGTCCTACAGAGGTCTTAACCATTTGAGCTATTCAGTCGTGCTCCAATCGTTAGTATATTTACGAAAGAGTAAGTTATATCAATACTTATCTCTTAAATTAggaaaaattatattttataagtttattctaattaaaaaatatttttacgGATTATTATAGACAAGGATTAATTTTAAGGATAATACTGAAAAGTATTAGTTTTGTTAATTTTCTCAGTGAGAGAAGAGTATTCTGGAACGGATCCCTGTCACCTAGGCTTTAAAACCATTGTTGGGTGCGATTGGGCTCTAAAGGCTCGAAGATCCCTAAATCTTGTTAATCATACTGTCCTTGGAAAATGCGACAATGAGCACTATCTTGAACAGCTTACATAGCGACACTTTGGAAATATGGACACGAGTGCGGGAGTGCGAGTGTGTAGTGCGGGGATACGGGAATTCGacaaatataataatatagagaTATAAATGCGGGGGGAGACGGGAAAGATAAATAAAAAAATCATATATATTTCATGTTAAACATAATTAAACCTactaataaaattaaaaatttcatgaaaaaagaatcaaatgcttcATTTATTAATCTAAAACTCAAAAAATACAAGTAAATCTTTTAGTTTATGCAAAAATGAGTACGATAATCAATACTTTGTAGTAACTAATAGACGTAGATGCTTTATTTTGTGAATGTGGTTTGTTAAAATAGATTTTGACTATAATTTCTGAAGATAAAATTTCATATTAGTATCGTGAAAGAATCCGTTGGTCCAATACGGCGATACGTGTGTCCGAGTATCCGACACCGGGACTCGAGATGCGACCGAAGTGTCCCTGCTTCTTAGAGCGACACAAATCAATGCAAAGAACATACGTAAATTTCTTAAATGGCCATATAAATTTAAACAGCATACACCATAAACAAGCTACAAATAGATTAAAGTATAATAACTGAATTATCTAAGGAATAATTGATATCCAATGAAGTATCAATTTGCAAACAAACGACGGAATCTAGTTAATTTATTCCAAAACAATGTGCATAAGCAAAATAAAACCGAGAGGGCATAAAATGCAATACCTCCATCAAGAAGAGCAGCAGAATTACATTTCCTCGACAAATTGGCAGAGAGCTCACAATACTGCCTCTCATATCCTTCAAATACCTCGCTCATATCTGCTTCCAAACacaaacaaaacaacacaaaCTCAATCACAATATGAATCAAATAAACAAACTTTTACTTTAAAAATCAAAACTTTTGGCACCCCTTAATGTCTAAGTGGAAAACACAGTTGTGTATTTGCGTGAAACATGAATTACCAAGTTAAAAGTATAGATAAAGGTGTGTATGTATACATTTGAAAATGGATCGATGTAATTAAATGAGATCAAAGCATACCTAGAATTAAAGTGAAGATCTGGAGGAAAGCAGGTTCAAGCTAGAAGTAACTAGATCGCTTCAATTGTGTATATATGTTAatacgagagagagagagagagagtcagcTCTGCATCTATCTATGTTGCATTGTTTATTTGTTTGCAGAGAGATCAGAGAACATTCGTGTTATTGGATCTACGGGTCGGGTATAATTCAGCAAAATTGGGAAAATAAATTGAATGGTACTTTAAGGACGAATTACAATAATACCCGTTTTAAAAGCAATTAGTTACTTAAattaggcatgttatatcatctagcacattagtctaagtattatacatctctatgtatcacatgaaacatttaaaagcaattaaaacagtcaaaaacagctttaaaacacttctgttagctataaacagttcgaaacaatttcataaaatatcatataatatacaattagaagcgtctcgaaaagacgaatccaacggcaccaaaatcgcccatTTCTGAGCTGGCACGCGCCCACACGCGCCTAAACAAACTTTCCCACGCGCGGCCACACGCACACGCGCCTGACAATGCGTGTCTGACTTTCCACCACGCGCACCCACGCGCTCACGCGCTCCACGCGCCCGAACCCTGATGctgacgtcaccagcgcgtgtcttccacgcgccgcgcgtggcacgccaaCGCGtaagccccacgcgcgcgtggtcgacgcgcggaCCTCCCCTTGTTTTTCGAACGTCGCCGTCTTCTCTCTCCCTCGGTTTGCGTGCTGCCGTACTGTACCCTGTACCTTTATTCTTTCCGTGCACAGCAGCACAGACAGCAACAGAGATGCAGAATATATGcagatgcaatatatatatatacatacaattcatatatatatatataattatttaattacgaattttaattacaagaacttcaaaaattcataataaaaaatctatacatcctaaaattatgaaaaaaatacccagacgatctacaacacttgtagaacccagatcaacaatcaaaattattatgagaaacgatttctcatcagacaaaattaatccataatataacttgtaaaaatcataattaattcatacaagcacataaaattctgaaatttttaccacatatttatatgtatacaacctatgctctgataccaatgttggatttttaaacgcagcggggcgtggaaaaatacttttacacacataaaatccaaattaaaagcatataaatcgtgaataaaaattcgagggatcgaatctaacctttaaaataattcggagacaacgatcagagatccttagcagttgctcctcaagtgtgaagcactccaccggtatccaccaagaaaacgacttttaggaggaggaagaggtggagagaatttggttttctaaaacttttgggtttttggggttggaataaaaatagggtctataatagtgtatttataggcaaaattttcagctgaaattttcccataaataatattattattatcccatttattattctcattaataattaaaacaccttttaattattaatcctttttctaaacactttagaaataattctctcacttgatttaatttccaaaaattaaatccttaattaataatattaagaacttttcttaattaatttataatcaattaaatctcatttaatcaattattaaatttgccaattaattatttatttcataaataaataattattagccattattaattaattcctccaccattaaatcattctctttttatggtgtgaccctgtaggttcaatattaagccggtagtagaaataaataataataaaactattttatcattatttatataaattctctaatttattaaatatgattaattaattaatcacatttattctacatcgtgagtgatgcttctcaacatatcgcgactatccggataatatgaattcactgcttagaataccaagaacctgtcagtgaatagttacattacaataaactccttctaccctacaatgttccgattaaatacaaggcatgtatctcgtgtcaagcctatctaattcaatcacttgcttaccatttactatgcgtagttctatgcaaattagaaactcctttctaatttcattcactctggccagagattcctgaactagcataagtggatcagccttgaacattcgcttccttcactggaaagggtagatcctttattgatcatatactatctttgtgtacaaattcctatacccagaagagccctaataattgtccctggagactaggaactaaaccaaagcatagttcagtgtacacaagatgactatgatgacctcaagtctaaggatacttgtacaactatcactaagcgaacaactgctgacacgtgagtgaactccatcagttgttcagctgggcgagtcatgttcagtgaacttattccataataagcacctacatactagctatagtgtcaccacacaaatgtatatgagaacagacatccttcataatgaagcaagcatagtatgtaccgatctttgcggattattaattaccagtcagtaatcctatgaccaggaactatttaagtttagagttatcatctttttaggtctcactattatgatctcatcataatccataaaaagctttactctaaactatggtatatcttatttaaacacttaaatagataaagcccgtaataaaaacaaaacaagtctttattaatatcaatgaaatcaaaacagattacataaaagttattcctaaatcctaatacacgattggacttaggacatattcctttcagaatACGCATAAGAAGATTGGGTATCATTGTTCAGAAATAATAATACGCATGTGAAGATTGGGTAAAGCATAGTCTTCATATTTTCACTTAGTACGCATTACTGTGTTGGGTACTATGATACGCATCACAGGTTGGGGTATTATGAACCATTTTTATAATTTCTAGTAAAGAATACGTGATTGGGGTTTGGGTAACATCTAATACGCATAACTTGTTCGCGTATTCGTCCCCTAATACGCATAAGCCGTTGGAGTATTCGCCTACATACATACAATATCCACTTCATTACTCTATCCTATGTTTGTTTTTTCCTGAATTGGTTTCACTCGTCAGACATGGTTCTTGCTCCTCTTTTATATAAGGTAATTTACCTAATCTTTTAACTACTGTAAAAACTTTCATTTACACATATTGTAGCTACTGTGTGATGGCATCGGAATCGAATTTTATTTATGGATGGATATATCGTGATGGTAAAATTGTTAGTGATGATGTAGAAGGTGTTCAatatgataaaaagattactagACTAGTAAAATTAGAGTTCAATTTTAAATATCAAGAACTGTTGGATCTATTGTATGCTAAACTCTGGATAGATTCGAGTGTGTATAAATTAAACATACTTCGGAGATTTTTGAACCCTACCACAAATCGATTTGAAGTTGCTCTAATGTACGACGACGATGATGTTGAATTTATGTTTGAAGCTGTGGATAGTTCATTTCGTAAAAATTATGTTGAGCTTTATGTGGAGAAGTTAATGATTGGTTCAGAACAAGGTTCAAAATCTGTTCAGAGTTCAAAAAGTATTGAAAGCACTCATTGTTCTAATAAATTGCAGAACAGTGGTAATGTTTGTGCGAGTATAGATTTTTCCAGTGGGAGCTCAAGTAGGTTTTTATTTATGAATCGGGTAGATAGTAATGTAAATTCGATGGGAAGCAGCGAATATAGAGATGAGGATATTCCATATTACAGGTCCTTTGACGGTTCATCAATGGTGGCTTCCTTTAACGAGCCTGTTTTGCAAAAACGTACAGATATTCTTGTTCCTACCGAGCTTGAAAAATGAATGGTTTTTGAATCAAAGGAAGAGATGATGTGTGTAATAAAAGATGTGCATATTAAACACCATCAGGAGATCAAAGTGCTAAGGTTTGATTCAGAAAGTTGGGAAGTGGCGTGCAAGAGAAAAATAGAAGGTTGTGCTTGGATGTTGAGGGCTAGGAAGAGGAAAATGCACCACTTTTTTGAGATTATGGAGGCTAATGGTCCGCACACATGTCTTAATCCAAACATATCCCAAGACCATTGTAATCTGAACGCTTCTAACATTGCACACATAATTACTAGTCAAATTGTTGCGGATCCTAATGTCTCGGACAAAGTCCTAATGGCTACTAGTGTTGGCCATTTTAGTTATAAACCTTCAAGAGGAAAAATTAGATACGCAAAGGAGAAATCAGTAAAACAATTGTTCAAGTCTTCTGAAGAGTCATATCAGTACCTTCCTATCTTTATGAATGCGATACAGTCATTTAACCATGGAACATATGTGGACTGGCATTTTAAGGAGCATGACCTAGGACTGCCTATTGATGAGGTACTATTGATGCATTTACAAATATTACATGTTCTCTAAAGCACCGAGTAATTTTTCATTTGTACTTACTTTCGCTTATACATTCCATTATATTTGTAAAATATTGATAGGTGGTGAGATTCAAGCGAATGTTTTGTGCATTTAAACCTTGTATTGATGCATTTCAGCATTGCATACCAGTGATCTTGATAGATGGTACCCATTTGTATGACAAGTATAGAGGAGTCTTAATTACTGCCACAACTGTTGATGGTTTCAACCACTTCATTCCAATAGCATTTGCAATTGTTGAGGGTGAGAATTTAGCAAGTTGGAGTTGGTTTATGGAGAGGTTAAAGAAGAAGGTTGTTAAACATCGTAGAGATGTTCGTGTGATTTCTGATAGGCATGCTGGGATTTTATCTGCTATGAACAGTCCTGACCTCGAGTGGCGGGAACCATATGCATATCATCGATATTGTGCTAGACATCTAGCTGCTAATTTTGGTAGAGACTATAGGGCAAAATTGAAGAAGATGGTTGTTACATTGTGTAGCCAGCTGACAGGTACCAAATTTACTTTGTATTGGAATGCATTATTAGCTGCCGAGCCTAGAGCCCAAGATTGGTTTGCTGATAAACCAGTGAAGCATTGGGCTTTGGCTTTTGATGATGGCAAACGGTTTGGTATAATGACAACCAATTTTGCAGAGAGTAGGAATAATGTTATCAAGGTCGCAAGAAAGCTTCCCATCACTGCTTTGGTTAAATCCATATTTTATAAGGTGGTTGAATATTTTGACCAATGAAGATTGGAAATAGAGAAACAGGCTAGTAATGGTAACGAATTCACCAAGCATGCTACAAAAATCCTTAATAGATGGAAAGCACGTGCAAGTGGTCATCATGTTAAGGTATTTGATCGTGACACTTGGGTTTTTGAGGTAACAACCATGATACGTGGTCAAAAGAGAGGAAATCATCATATTGTTCGCCTAATGGAACACATATGTACTTGTAATAAATGGAAAACCTATCACATCCCTTGCTCTCATGTGCTATCTTGTTGTGCCAATCAAAATATTAAACACACTACATTAGTGAGTGATTGGTATAAACTAGATAATGCGAGAAAGGTATATGCAACTCCTTTTGAGCCATTGCCACATGAGAATGCATGGCCTTTATTTGACAGATTTCCTAAAGTGGTCCATGACGATGAGAATATCACAAAAAAGCCGGGCAGAAAAAAATCAACAAGATATAAAAATGAAATGGACTATCAACCATCAAGAAGAGGTAAAGGAACTACTTCAAGTGAAGCTTCTTCTAGTATTCCATAGTGGATTTTTATTGGTATGTATTCATCATTTAGTAGCttacataaattattttaaattattttatcttGTTTATGATATTGAACTATTAAACTATTGCTACTCGGATGCATATCATGTTATTAAACATGTTAATTAAATCATTATTTTGCACAATGggattctgatttttttttgtctTCACAGAGAGGAGATTATAGTGCAAGGATTCCCTACATAATAGGAAGAAAGTCGACCTTTTTATCATGGATGTGATCAGACTTGATGTTCATTTATAACAAAAAAATAGCAGTACAAGGATAATCTGCTATTTATTAAGTTATTTCTGAATTTAAACCTTTGGATTTAATTTGTACTTGGTTGGCTATGTACAATGTCAGGGGTTTTGGTTTTTTATATTTTTAGAATACTACAAATGCTCGTATTAAGTAAATTTTACCATTAATCTTGTTAGTATTGTGTTGATGGTCGGATTTTTTTGTCAGGTTGATCCGCTGTGCCCAAAGTGACTGGATTGTACTCAGATGCTATGTCAATTTTACCATTAATCTTGTTAGCATTATGTTGAATGGTGATATTAAGTTATTTTTTTACACTGGTAATCTACAAATCTGTAATGTGCATAGCGTTGTAAGGGGCCAGATTAATCGTCTATATGACTGTACCAGGTGCTTATTAACTTATTCTGAGGTTAAAATGGAGGTTGGCCTGATATAAAAATACAAAGGCTTATAATGAAAAAGTGTCTGAGGTTTTGGTTGACTTATCTCATAGCTTTAAATATCAACTATTTCAATATTATTGTGCTCCTGGTAGTATTGTTAAATATCCAGATGCTCACTTTTATTGATTGGCATCTCTTTGTTACTTCTGGCACGAGACAAGATTTCTGCACTAGTTCCATTTACAAAAATATAGACAGATTGGGGGTGGTGGGGTGCGTTTGTACACTCCTCATAATCTCCTAGTGTAAGGTTAATTATACCAGATTactcttgttagatatatttgataatgtcatggctaatatgatttatatttagttttcagatcttacttaaacaggataaatcagtacttactggaagtcgggatttaaggatatcagtacttatattatcaggagataatcatcagaagatggatatcagaacttaggtactgaaggacgttcagattaggacagcagctgattaaaggaaagaagatcgagataaacataagaagagatatgcatgaagaaggaattctatgaagaatagaatacttggaagaaaagatatctgattgatatattttaggaagcagaattatattccatatcaattagcgattatcttgtaactgtgtagtatataaacacagacatagggtttacactataagtgttatcatattcgagaagattattcattgtaaccctagcagctctcgtgatatttgttcatcactgagaggtaacagttccatattgtaacagagtttattgtttcaataaagtttgttttctgttacttgagttattaaagttcgatttgattgtactttacactgtatcaccccctctacagtgtgtgtgacctaacaagtggtatcagagccaatctgttagcgtacaaatagtttaagatccatatacaatcatgtctgaaacagaaactccaactaagcccaccaaaactgaagaacctccaaagacacaaattcaaagtcgttatgagaccatcagagttcccatattgagaccatctgaatatcccatatggaaggtgaggatgaccatgtttctggaagcaacagatccagaatatcttgatagaatcaaggaaggacctcacaaaccaaccaagctcgcggttgtagtcgcaggtgaagcagcaaagacggtaccaaaggagaagagtgattatactgctgaagatatcacatcaattgctaaggatgctaaggtacgacacttactgcatagtgccattgataatgtaatgtcaaacagggtaataaactgcaagactgcaaaggagatatgggatgccctggaaacaaggtatcagggaactgatacgattaagaagaacaggaagacaatactcactcaagagtatgaacactttgactcaaaggctaatgagtcattgactgatttatatgatagatttgtcaaactcttgaatgatctgtcactggttgataaggagtatgatcttgaagattcaaaccttaaattcctgttagctcttcctgaatgctgggatttaaAGGCTataacaataagagacaactacaatcttgatgaaacaactcttgatgaaatttatgaaatgctcaagactcatgaacttgagatggaacaaagaagcaagaggaaaggaggaaagtctaggacagttgctcttaaggctgaagaagaatcccccaaggcagctacctcaaggaaagacaagggtaaagctcttttcacaaagtctgatactgagtcatcaagttctgaaagtgatgatgactcagattctgaaagcttgcctgagactgatgctgatgaggagatgatgaagctgtgtgctcttatggtgaaagggatcacaaagattgcatataggaagttcaggaagggaaagtagttttccaggaaaggcacaagttctgataagaagaatttcagaagatctgagggcagaggaggaaagtctgacagaggagattataccaatgtcaaatgctataactgtggtgagaaaggcaacatatctcctgattgcaagaaagtcaagggtgacaaaggtaaggctcttgtcacaaaaaagaaaagctggacagacacctcagactctgaaaatgaggagaattatgctttgatggcaaatgatgataaagcaagtgctgaaagcagttctgaagttgttgaatcaaaggtacctcagactacttatgcttttcatactgatgatattaatgagttgagaagatatcttaaaaccatgtttgttagttatagagatcaaactttaacatgtgaaagattaacttctgaaaatcttgcttttaagaaaagaaatgatttcttagaaaaagagttagttatgttccatcaaactcagaaggatagagatgatgctttttatgttagggatgaagtgctaaaaatgaatgaatctctaaaaactgagttagaaaaggaaagagagattatcaagacttggactaactctggcagaacaactcaaaatttgctaagtagtgaaaactggaaagagggcttaggttatggagaggataagagtgataaaggaactgtagaaattaaacCTGTTGTTGTtcagcaaaagccaaagttaaaacctgttaagtttgcagcagtaaagtctgataatgagaaatcagaagttaaagagggattaacttctgacaaactaaaacaggaaaagacagctgaagtaaacataggtttaatgactaagaagcagcttaagcataagctgaaagatgttaagaatgcaaacaaggtaaaatcacctaggaaaaataggaatggaaaagaaggtgtgaataaaagcaatgattataaacctgttcctaaagctcctaggaaaacgtgtcataattgtggaagttctaaccatctggcttctttttacaggaagaataagaacataaactccttaccttcaaagtcaggagttaagagtcagtctgttagatataagccacaaaatccttattttcattatggtagtttatggcattccatttatacttgtaaggaatatcatagtttgtactatgattattatcaaataaaaccttctttaaagaaagtttccattgttccttctagtataaattccgattcaaagtctgatagtgtaaattctgataagaaaaatgttaacataaactctgatgctaaatccgctacaaatgttaacaaacttgataaggccaaaagatccaagcaagtctaggtccttaaaactaatcattagtggtctttgtgattgcagggcaacaggaaaaacatcctagttctggacagtggatgttcaggacatatgactggaaataaagccctgctatcagactttgtggagaaagctggcccaagtgtttcttatgcagatggcaacattggaaaaacattgggatatggcaatatcaatcttgggaatgtcatcattaaagaagtagctctggtctcaggacttaaacacaatctgctgagtataagtcaaatctgtgacaaaggttatcatgttgatttctttgaataacactgtgaagttgtaagtaaatctacaggcaaagttgttctgaaagaaaataggcgtggtaacatttatgaagccaagctttcaacaagtactgatggttctgcaatctgtctgatgagtagagcatcaattgaagaaagctggaattggcacaagaaactctctcatttaaatttcaacaatataaatgagttggtcaagaaagatcttgtgagaggaatgccaaagtcagtatttgctcctgatggcctttgtgattcctgtcagaaggccaaataaagaaaatcctcattcaagagcaagactgaatcatcaattcttgagccttatcacctactacatgttgatctatttggtccagtgaatgtcatgtctattgcaaagaagaaatatgccttggtcatagtagatgagttcaccagatacacatgggtgtatttcttgcacataaaaagtgaaactgcatctatcttgattgatcatgtcaaataactggataaattggtcaaagactctgtgaaaacaataaggagtgataatggcactgagttcaagaatttgataatggaagagttctgcaaaaaccatggaatcaagcaggaattctctgctcctagaactccacagcaaaatggagttgttgaaaggaagaatagaactctcattgaagttgcacgtataatgcttgaagaagcaaagcttccagcctatttctgggctgaagctgtgtagactgcttgttttgctcaaaatgcaacactcattaacaagcaaggaaagacaccat
This genomic interval from Apium graveolens cultivar Ventura chromosome 8, ASM990537v1, whole genome shotgun sequence contains the following:
- the LOC141680192 gene encoding uncharacterized protein LOC141680192, with product MVFESKEEMMCVIKDVHIKHHQEIKVLRFDSESWEVACKRKIEGCAWMLRARKRKMHHFFEIMEANGPHTCLNPNISQDHCNLNASNIAHIITSQIVADPNVSDKVLMATSVGHFSYKPSRGKIRYAKEKSVKQLFKSSEESYQYLPIFMNAIQSFNHGTYVDWHFKEHDLGLPIDEVVRFKRMFCAFKPCIDAFQHCIPVILIDGTHLYDKYRGVLITATTVDGFNHFIPIAFAIVEGENLASWSWFMERLKKKVVKHRRDVRVISDRHAGILSAMNSPDLEWREPYAYHRYCARHLAANFGRDYRAKLKKMVVTLCSQLTGTKFTLYWNALLAAEPRAQDWFADKPVKHWALAFDDGKRFGIMTTNFAESRNNVIKVARKLPITALVKSIFYKVVEYFDQ